In a single window of the Montipora capricornis isolate CH-2021 chromosome 11, ASM3666992v2, whole genome shotgun sequence genome:
- the LOC138024305 gene encoding radial spoke head 1 homolog: protein MAGMETVRESDEDMDSENDILPYTYEGERNETGERHGKGKARLPNGDIYEGEYKNGQRSGYGKYVFRKIKGKTRNACYLGHYENNKKNGQGTFLYPDGAKYEGSWKDDLRHGFGSYFYTNGDLYRGEWEHDRRHGQGTYTYAASGMQYEGQWYEGKRSGRGKLTFGKQNYIGNFHDDKMIGPGTYIFPNGTQQHGEYIVVEEEVDDTSETGKGKDHGETENRGRTKQVKIKWISRSGNAPPYTVVKKETMIN from the exons ATGGCTGGCATGGAAACAGTGCGAGAGTCGGACGAAGACATGGACTCGGAGAACGACATTTTACCGTATACATACGAAGGTGAGCGGAACGAAACCGGCGAACGGCACGGAAAGGGTAAAGCAAGGCTTCCTAATGGGGATATTTACGAAGGAGAGTATAAAAACGGACAACGAAGCGGTTACGGCAAATATGTGTTTAGGAAAATCAAAGGAAAGACGCGAAATGCGTGCTATTTGGGGCACTatgaaaacaacaagaaaaacgGCCAAGGAACATTTTTGTACCCTGACGGCGCGAAGTACGAAGGAAGTTGGAAAGACGATTTACGGCATGGCTTCGGCTCATATTTTTACACGAACGGCGATTTGTATCGAGGCGAATGGGAGCATGATAGAAGACATGGACAGGGGACTTACACATACGCAGCCAGTGGAATGCAGTATGAAGGACAATGGTACGAAGGGAAAAGATCAG GCAGAGGAAAGCTCAcgtttggaaaacaaaactacaTCGGCAATTTCCACGACGATAAAATGATCGGTCCTGGAACATACATTTTTCCAAACGGAACGCAGCAACACGGAGAGTACATTGTAGTGGAAGAAGAAGTGGACGACACCAGCGAaacaggaaaaggaaaggatCATGGAGAAACAGAGAATAGAGGCCGGACAAAGCAAGTGAAAATTAAATGGATCAGCCGAAGCGGAAATGCACCGCCATACACTGTTGTGAAAAAAGAAACTATGATCAACTGA